The following proteins are encoded in a genomic region of Phaeodactylum tricornutum CCAP 1055/1 chromosome 1, whole genome shotgun sequence:
- a CDS encoding predicted protein encodes MVPSSTKADNNDVSTTAISTHVSVAVEQKGEAKYRALVIDSGPIIRLAGLTTLWRRADSFYTVPAVLQEIRDAKARQHLNTLPFELKTREPSAEAIQAVVEFSRQTGDYPSLSSVDLQVLALLYDLEKEGCADMSHVGKTPKRTVGVGKIQILANDAEGSITAARLEPQVDHCGMDDYSQQEAKDQSIHDDGESTVDEYDDESVTSEDLELENVSQTNDLVVPASAKPPKTWAALVNPIAASKELPKNDSIAKPVFDQALHIPFGRMSLRSVAANNNKEENGQFSDADSDRGFSSEDEESDDDFDSNQEISDEECDVYILDPEEVERKNKTFDTTVQDEHLSDFPSLAASIRVPYEEANDDERDAQRQIVEDRRKQKSLQPVSNSGKLYNSFRKYTNLMKPKAAIKKNTPKVTSTVSTPGEKYDELRTQSTIDNTQSRIIGGTAFAGQDADFVDDGEGWITSTKEIKTLRAAGSLDPMKNLGKSGELVTTAMGPSVGQRAACTTTDFAMQNVILQMNLELLSVDGIKVRKLKSWVTRCGACYKVYTSHESSGPLGKRLFCERCGSDMIQRIAASVDGKTGRLRLHLSKRYRHNLRGTKYSLPKSGSGNRFQGDLLLREDQLLMGAWNQK; translated from the exons ATGGTTCCTTCTAGCACGAAGGCAGACAATAACGATGTTTCGACTACGGCAATATCTACGCATGTATCCGTAGCGGTGGAACAAAAAGGGGAAGCAAAGTACCGTGCTTTAGTGATTGATTCCGGTCCGATCATTCGTCTCGCTGGCCTGACGACTCTGTGGCGTCGGGCGGATTCTTTCTATACGGTGCCGGCCGTACTGCAAGAAATCCGAGACGCCAAAGCTCGTCAGCACTTGAATACTCTGCCGTTCGAGCTGAAAACACGTGAACCGAGCGCGGAAGCAATCCAGGCCGTCGTGGAGTTTTCTCGTCAGACGGGCGATTATCCCAGCTTATCGTCGGTGGATTTGCAAGTGCTCGCGCTGTTGTACGACCTCGAAAAGGAAGGATGTGCAGATATGAGTCACGTGGGGAAAACTCCCAAGCGGACGGTAGGAGTTGGAAAGATTCAAATATTGGCAAACGATGCCGAAGGTAGCATTACGGCAGCCCGCCTCGAGCCGCAGGTTGATCATTGTGGAATGGACGACTACTCGCAGCAGGAAGCCAAAGACCAATCCATACACGACGATGGAGAAAGTACGGTGGACGAGTATGATGATGAAAGTGTGACATCTGAAGACTTAGAACTGGAAAATGTGTCACAAACAAATGATCTGGTAGTGCCTGCGAGCGCAAAGCCCCCCAAAACGTGGGCGGCCCTTGTCAATCCAATTGCCGCGTCGAAGGAATTACCAAAGAATGACAGTATTGCCAAACCCGTCTTTGATCAGGCTCTACACATCCCTTTTGGTCGGATGAGCCTACGCTCGGTGGCCGCAAATAACAACAAGGAGGAGAATGGACAGTTTAGCGATGCAGATAGCGACCGTGGCTTTTCGTCGGAGGACGAGGAAAGCGACGATGACTTTGACTCCAATCAGGAAATTAGTGACGAGGAATGCGATGTATATATATTGGATCCGGAGGAAGTGGAGCGAAAGAATAAGACGTTCGATACTACAGTGCAAGACGAGCACTTGTCAGACTTTCCAAGTCTCGCTGCCTCAATCCGTGTTCCATACGAAGAAGCAAATGATGATGAAAGAGATGCACAAAGGCAAATTGTGGAAGACCGACGGAAGCAAAAGTCACTACAGCCCGTTTCAAATTCCGGGAAGCTTTACAACTCATTTCGAAAATATACGAATTTGATGAAACCCAAGGCTGCCATCAAGAAGAATACCCCAAAGGTGACATCAACAGTGTCAACACCCGGCGAGAAGTACGACGAACTTCGTACTCAATCCACAATCGATAATACCCAGTCACGAATTATTGGCGGCACGGCGTTTGCTGGCCAGGACGCCGATTTTGTCGACGACGGAGAAGGCTGGATCACTTCTACAAAGGAAATAAAAACCTTACGTGCAGCTGGGAGTTTGGATCCAATGAAGAACTTAGGCAAGAGTGGTGAGCTGGTAACTACTGCCATGGGGCCATCGGTCGGACAACGCGCGGCTTGTACCACAACTGACTTTGCTATGCAAAATGTAATTTTGCAAATGAATTTGGAGCTTTTATCTGTGGACGGTATCAAAGTTCGGAAATTGAAGTCATGGGTGACTCGCTGTGGAGCCTGCTACAAAGTCTACACTAGTCATGAGAGTTCTGGTCCACTGGGAAAGCGACTGTTTTGTGAGCGATGCGGCAGTGATATGATCCAACGGATTGCTGCCAGTGTCGATGGCAAAACAGGACGCCTGCGGCTCCACTTGTCGAAGCGGTATCGTCACAACTTACGCGGAACCAAGTATTCGTTGCCGAAATCGGGGTCAGGCAACCGGTTCCAGGGAGATCTTTTGCTTCGTGAAGATCAACTTTTGATGGGAGCATGGAACCAAAAG TAA
- the APC6 gene encoding predicted protein — translation RGEARSQLGDGSRAAVFWKLALRLDAACQAAWNRLQDFHLLTSSECHDLVLSLHFGEKAWLRDLYMASIALTPQDTEKPDTEGSGPDYKLNHSPQVLAMAARRAYRQYDWSGALKHCQALAVLDPSMAGAAYCYVATLVILGHKRVLFRLAHEWVDANPKAACAWFAVGAYYFCCERYHVAQRHFCRATRLDSSCAEAWIAFGCAFSACDESDQALASYRAAHRLSPGEHTSLLYMGMEYARTNHKVLAEYFLQSAWASSGGDPLCSHELGVLYAQKGQHEKAVFWFHRTLRCLDLCQDPYWEATLYSLGHSYRKMRQYEVAASCFDRCTALCPMKFSTYSALGLTKHLNGDVDGAIDLYHKALCYRPDDSFSTEMLKRAL, via the exons CGTGGAGAGGCACGTTCTCAGTTGGGTGACGGCTCCCGAGCTGCTGTTTTTTGGAAACTAGCCCTTCGTCTTGATGCGGCATGTCAGGCTGCATGGAATAGGTTACAAGATTTTCATCTTTTGACGTCATCCGAATGCCATGACCTTGTTTTGAGCTTACATTTCGGAGAGAAGGCGTGGTTGCGGGATTTGTACATGGCCAGCATCGCGCTTACACCTCAGGATACAGAGAAGCCAGATACCGAAGGCTCAGGACC CGACTACAAACTAAATCATTCACCCCAAGTTCTGGCCATGGCAGCCCGGCGTGCATATCGCCAGTACGATTGGTCTGGGGCGCTCAAGCACTGCCAAGCGTTGGCAGTGCTAGACCCGTCAATGGCCGGCGCCGCTTACTGCTACGTAGCCACGCTCGTAATTCTTGGGCACAAGCGTGTTTTGTTCCGTCTCGCCCACGAATGGGTCGACGCCAACCCTAAAGCGGCCTGTGCCTGGTTTGCTGTCGGTGCTTACTACTTCTGCTGCGAGCGTTATCATGTCGCACAGCGCCATTTTTGTCGGGCGACGCGCCTCGATTCGTCTTGTGCAGAGGCGTGGATTGCCTTTGGCTGTGCCTTTTCAGCTTGCGATGAATCTGACCAAGCACTGGCATCCTATCGAGCCGCCCACCGTCTTAGCCCTGGGGAGCATACGTCGCTATTGTACATGGGAATGGAGTACGCTCGAACCAATCACAAAGTCTTGGCAGAATATTTTTTACAATCGGCCTGGGCATCGAGCGGTGGTGATCCGCTGTGTTCGCATGAATTGGGAGTATTGTATGCACAGAAAGGTCAACACGAAAAAGCAGTTTTTTGGTTTCACCGGACGTTGCGA TGTTTGGACCTTTGTCAGGATCCCTACTGGGAGGCGACTCTGTATAGCTTAGGACACTCGTACCGCAAGATGCGACAGTATGAAGTGGCAGCCTCTTGTTTCGATCGATGTACCGCATTGTGTCCCATGAAGTTCTCAACATACTCTGCCCTTGGTTTAACAAAGCACTTGAATGGTGATGTGGATGGCGCTATTGACCTCTACCATAAGGCGCTATGCTATCGACCGGACGATTCTTTTAGTACAGAGATGTTAAAAAgagctttg
- a CDS encoding predicted protein: MKLADFSSPFLVLVSHAIAMGKGVMARSATDSLYSTNGNSTHVGAVSTKKAKRRLDTDGFAPLSCNANLDTTSCASFTSIFGNKAVYSSRLIVPCGSCITMDHPGPTLTFGDGLDIHGKLVFPDRYELIVRSTMILVQGELHITAVKPVDGNPQVKFVMHGDKDEFFEPADSNSNICGDGLCEAGSRSITIAGGKLSLRGVPAETPTFMNLYDMDGDSTIILPDSVLEKWEPGARIVITSNTQAWWADQQRTIERISVAKPGFVNIELNSPITRPTTVKDDVGFSVEVALLSRNIMFESEDGGGHFWVMQTPLVQQLIEGVEISNFGQQGRLGRYPLHFHMCGDVRGSIIAKNTVRNSNQRCFVVHGTNNLRLEDNVAFDTKGHCYMLEDGIETGNEFVRNIGIRTGAPRTIIPDMGSNGIESDGLPATFWMTNPHNTWIDNVVAGSEHTGFWFELLKRGDRKVDFPNLDPKTDSIIKFDGFVAHIQNGIFMDNPINVEVDRSEEVHLLNTSIVGYSDGYKDTVRQGGYGFALAPCGNRKDELLGLTFQSTNPWIYKMESEFNGVIMDNVRFSGFSRSGCGSYSSIDLASRLDGFKTFEMFSSFTDVTIDNPDSIDFCSGASTNADDVYVSDVHGTLFGDRGPSTLLRNSAILLHFVDESKCTDNNEKCYSYCEDTCFRTVFYHVSQSQRNVYALKVCDRNSTSNCVEVSGTVSRPAWPTRFAVHVPSGRQYNAFFVDANEKRVYPDGVQITFKDKLCPSAPNEVDISLLGSGGEIAPPIANPTTFPSRPPTLRPSSGGVESTTKLSTSAPEGAQLAPDPSLAEDRSVPSLSVGRSKWWKWFPGWSW, from the exons ATGAAGCTGGCCGACTTTTCATCACCCTTTCTGGTGCTGGTCAGCCATGCAATTGCGATGGGCAAAGGGGTGATGGCACGAAGCGCCACTGATTCACTGTATTCGACAAATGGTAACTCGACACACGTTGGTGCAGTCTCCAcgaaaaaagcaaaacgGCGATTGGACACCGACGGATTTGCACCTTTATCATGCAACGCCAACTTGGATACGACCTCATGTGCGTCATTCACGTCGATTTTCGGAAACAAGGCTGTATATTCATCTCGACTCATCGTTCCCTGTGGCTCATGTATAACTATGGACCATCCTGGACCGACATTGACCTTCGGCGATGGGCTTGATATTCATGGAAAGCTCGTCTTTCCCGATAGGTACGAACTCATTGTCAGGTCGACCATGATTCTGGTACAAGGCGAGCTTCACATTACCGCTGTAAAACCGGTCGATGGAAATCCGCAGGTCAAATTTGTCATGCATGGTGACAAGGATGAGTTCTTCGAGCCTGCTGACAGCAATTCCAACATATGTGGCGATGGTCTTTGCGAAGCTGGGAGTCGGTCTATCACTATCGCGGGCGGAAAGCTTAGCC TCCGTGGTGTGCCCGCCGAGACTCCAACTTTCATGAATTTGTACGATATGGACGGAGACTCAACCATAATCCTCCCGGACTCAGTATTGGAGAAATGGGAACCAGGGGCTCGAATCGTcatcacttcaaacactcagGCTTGGTGGGCAGACCAACAACGAACCATCGAAAGAATATCCGTTGCCAAGCCTGGTTTTGTCAACATAGAACTAAATTCTCCTATTACCCGGCCAACTACTGTAAAAGACGATGTTGGGTTTTCTGTCGAGGTCGCTCTGCTCTCTCGTAACATCATGTTCGAAAGTGAGGACGGCGGCGGACACTTCTGGGTCATGCAGACCCCGCTCGTCCAGCAACTGATCGAAGGTGTCGAGATCTCTAACTTCGGACAGCAGGGGAGGCTGGGCAGGTATCCGTTGCACTTTCATATGTGCGGAGACGTGCGAGGTTCTATTATCGCCAAGAACACCGTCCGAAACTCCAATCAGCGCTGCTTTGTCGTACACGGAACCAATAACCTCCGTCTTGAAGACAATGTTGCCTTCGACACCAAGGGACATTGCTACATGCTTGAAGATGGTATCGAAACCGGCAACGAGTTTGTTCGTAACATCGGTATTCGCACCGGAGCGCCCAGAACGATCATTCCGGACATGGGTTCGAACGGCATCGAAAGTGATGGACTACCGGCGACGTTCTGGATGACCAACCCCCATAACACCTGGATCGACAATGTTGTCGCGGGGTCCGAGCATACAGGCTTTTGGTTTGAGCTGTTAAAGCGCGGTGACCGAAAAGTAGACTTTCCTAATCTTGACCCGAAGACAGATTCCATCATTAAGTTTGATGGCTTTGTTGCTCACA TCCAAAATGGAATCTTTATGGATAATCCAATCAACGTTGAGGTCGATCGTTCCGAGGAAGTACACCTATTGAATACTTCAATCGTGGGGTACTCTGATGGATACAAGGATACTGTTAGGCAAGGGGGTTACGGGTTCGCATTAGCGCCTTGCGGCAATCGAAAAGATGAGTTGCTGGGGTTGACCTTTCAGTCAACAAATCCTTGGATTTACAAGATGGAATCAGAGTTTAACGGTGTCATCATGGACAATGTGAGATTTTCCGGTTTCAGTAGGAGTGGTTGTGGGTCTTATTCTTCCATTGACCTTGCCTCTCGTCTGGATGGCTTCAAAACCTTCGAGATGTTCTCTTCTTTTACAGATGTGACCATCGACAACCCCGACTCGATTGATTTTTGCAGTGGCGCATCTACCAATGCAGATGATGTGTACGTCTCCGATGTCCACGGCACCCTTTTTGGAGATAGGGGTCCGTCAACTCTCTTACGCAATTCGGCTATCTTGCTTCATTTTGTCGACGAGAGCAAGTGCACTGACAATAATGAAAAGTGCTACAGCTACTGTGAGGACACTTGCTTCCGCACTGTATTTTATCATGTCTCACAGAGCCAAAGAAATGTATATGCACTGAAAGTGTGTGATCGAAACAGTACTTCGAATTGTGTCGAGGTCTCAGGTACGGTATCTCGACCAGCCTGGCCTACGCGCTTCGCCGTCCATGTTCCAAGTGGACGCCAATACAACGCTTTTTTCGTAGACGCCAATGAGAAGAGAGTCTATCCTGACGGCGTACAAATTACTTTTAAAGACAAGTTGTGTCCAAGTGCCCCAAATGAAGTCGACATTTCCCTCCTCGGCTCGGGTGGCGAAATTGCTCCCCCAATAGCGAACCCAACAACCTTTCCCTCAAGGCCTCCGACACTTCGACCTAGCTCGGGTGGAGTCGaatcgacgacgaaattgtcaACGAGCGCTCCCGAGGGAGCGCAATTGGCCCCTGACCCATCCCTAGCTGAGGATCGGAGTGTTCCCTCGCTGAGCGTGGGACGCAGCAAATGGTGGAAGTGGTTCCCAGGCTGGAGCTGGTAA
- the PLC-delta gene encoding phospholipase C isoform delta (Phospholipase C, putatively involved in the generation of Ins(1,4,5)P3) produces the protein MPPTSIVRSSKKKGTSINSTGMAAPKTRVSSKQHRIHFLHALGFIKIPRHLYEGVRVLIVAASGKTQSAQLRLSADKFTLWIRTTKNAKSYFAKTVTEDRAIDVGEIDRIQRGQSTQQFEKAKKKQIHGTPTTPVAQPKLHRNMSSGSNSVTSSSAGGASYSTAMIQHFDPELSFSIVFRGAHTLDLMAMEVDECDELTTTLDRILEAYQRAKTRVANDVLLLRYVWLDVDKDKTGYMNVSTIGKVFGQINFEMKTKDLHANYEKFGKILGLDRSGRRRGLTFEQSAGFLHYIRRNTWMVKPVNVIWNEIFGEVMNNGKKRETVSDKTFLEHFMRGKQGQMKTTILDVRKLFRKMHDMEISHDSSAEKMDLNRITKDQFEAFLFASENDAFDPEKEEFDMSDMTQPLSEYWINSSHNTYLVGDQYTSQSSVEMYSNALYRGCRCLELDIWDGSKTLNGTPIPVVWHGHTMTTKILFVEIIKTIKVFLNFHPDTFPLILSFENHCSLAYQEVMAEQLIRVLGASLYIPTEASLHGELPSPKQLRGMVIIKGRRPNGTEADAYDTDDDASVDYGATSLIGGLVLDGLEENANLEKHGVSPNLARLTLFHGNKHKTWEESLWSPRYHMHSFSENKVRSKCRHKEAQTWIMYNQSHMSRTYPAGARVDSSNYNPLLAWSTGCQLVALNFQTQDAFLKLNDGRFRENGNCGYVLKPSSLMVNDGYSPNRAAVRISIRVLSGSCLPKPIGQRSGDCIDPYVKVSVFDIKNDEKESIISYPTSIAHANGFFPIWSQEKFSFTIENWAVAMLQLTVYDKTKDEFIASSSIPVSCLRRGIRSVKLYDATNTRSGAFAFASLLLDLKMGHVVAEI, from the coding sequence ATGCCTCCTACTTCCATAGTGAGaagcagcaagaagaaagggaCAAGTATAAATTCCACGGGCATGGCAGCTCCTAAAACAAGGGTGTCTTCCAAGCAGCATCGCATACACTTTTTACACGCTCTAGGATTCATCAAAATCCCTCGTCACTTATATGAAGGCGTACGAGTGCTCATTGTTGCCGCAAGCGGCAAGACTCAATCCGCACAACTTCGGCTTTCGGCGGATAAGTTTACTCTATGGATCCGAACGACAAAAAATGCCAAATCCTACTTTGCCAAAACAGTCACGGAAGACCGGGCAATCGATGTTGGTGAAATTGATCGAATTCAACGAGGGCAGTCAACACAACAgttcgaaaaagccaaaaagaagcaaatACACGGTACCCCTACAACTCCCGTTGCGCAACCTAAACTACATCGCAACATGAGCTCGGGATCCAATAGTGTGACCTCGTCGTCCGCCGGTGGCGCCTCATATAGTACTGCGATGATTCAACATTTTGATCCAGAGCTTTCCTTCAGTATCGTTTTCCGCGGTGCCCATACTCTAGATCTTATGGCCATGGAGGTAGACGAATGCGACGAGCTAACGACGACGCTGGATCGAATTTTGGAGGCTTATCAACGAGCCAAGACTCGTGTCGCTAACGACGTACTCTTGCTACGGTACGTATGGCTCGACGTAGATAAGGATAAGACGGGGTACATGAATGTGTCAACGATTGGCAAAGTGTTTGGACAAATCAATTTCGAAATGAAGACGAAGGATCTGCACGCGAACTACGAAAAGTTTGGCAAGATCTTGGGTTTAGATAGGAGTGGTCGTCGAAGAGGACTGACTTTTGAGCAGTCAGCAGGATTTTTGCACTATATAAGGAGGAACACGTGGATGGTGAAGCCTGTAAATGTGATTTGGAACGAAATCTTTGGAGAGGTAATGAATAACGGCAAGAAGAGGGAGACGGTTTCAGACAAGACATTTCTCGAGCATTTCATGCGTGGGAAGCAAGGACAAATGAAGACCACAATTTTAGACGTTCGCAAGCTCTTTCGGAAAATGCATGATATGGAAATTTCGCACGACTCGTCTGCGGAAAAGATGGATCTGAATCGAATCACAAAGGATCAGTTCGAGGCCTTCCTATTCGCAAGCGAGAATGATGCATTCGATCCAGAAAAAGAGGAGTTTGACATGTCTGATATGACTCAGCCACTGTCAGAATATTGGATCAATAGCAGCCACAATACATATTTGGTCGGGGACCAGTACACATCACAATCGAGTGTAGAAATGTACTCTAATGCACTGTACCGTGGTTGTCGATGTCTCGAACTCGACATTTGGGATGGGAGCAAGACTTTGAATGGCACCCCAATCCCGGTGGTGTGGCACGGTCACACAATGACAACGAagattctttttgttgagATTATCAAGACTATCAAAGTATTTCTGAATTTTCATCCCGACACCTTTCCTCTTATTCTCTCCTTTGAAAATCACTGCAGCCTGGCGTACCAAGAAGTAATGGCGGAGCAATTAATCCGAGTTTTGGGTGCATCACTTTACATTCCCACCGAGGCGTCTCTTCATGGCGAGCTTCCTTCGCCCAAACAACTGCGTGGAATGGTAATTATTAAAGGCCGCCGCCCAAACGGTACAGAAGCTGATGCGTACGACACTGATGATGACGCCTCCGTTGATTATGGTGCGACTAGTTTGATCGGTGGGTTAGTCCTGGACGGTCTGGAGGAAAACGCCAATCTAGAAAAACACGGTGTTTCACCGAATCTAGCGAGGTTGACACTATTTCACGGGAACAAGCACAAAACATGGGAAGAGTCTTTGTGGTCTCCGCGTTATCACATGCACTCGTTCAGTGAAAACAAAGTTCGTAGCAAATGCAGACACAAGGAAGCGCAAACATGGATCATGTACAATCAGTCGCACATGAGTCGGACCTATCCTGCTGGAGCACGTGTAGATTCTAGCAACTACAACCCGCTCCTTGCATGGTCGACAGGGTGTCAACTTGTTGCATTGAATTTTCAAACTCAAGATGCCTTTCTGAAACTGAATGATGGGAGATTCCGAGAAAATGGGAACTGTGGTTACGTGCTTAAACCATCGTCGCTGATGGTCAATGATGGATATTCCCCCAATCGTGCAGCGGTACGCATTTCTATCCGGGTTTTGAGCGGTTCGTGTTTGCCAAAACCGATAGGACAGCGAAGCGGAGACTGCATTGATCCTTACGTCAAGGTTTCGGTATTCGACATAAAAAatgacgaaaaggaaagcatAATTTCATATCCAACGTCCATTGCACACGCCAACGGTTTCTTTCCAATTTGGTCTCAGGAAAAGTTTTCCTTTACTATAGAAAACTGGGCAGTCGCTATGTTACAACTGACTGTATACGATAAGACGAAGGATGAGTTCATCGCAAGCTCTTCCATTCCTGTATCCTGCCTGCGGCGAGGAATTCGGAGTGTTAAACTGTATGATGCCACGAATACTCGGAGTGGCGCATTCGCTTTTGCTTCGCTCTTACTGGATCTAAAGATGGGCCATGTAGTTGCGGAAATTTAA